A genome region from Manihot esculenta cultivar AM560-2 chromosome 5, M.esculenta_v8, whole genome shotgun sequence includes the following:
- the LOC110615697 gene encoding integrin-linked protein kinase 1 isoform X2, with product MEGIAKQLKRGISRQFSTGSMRRTFSRQFSRQTSLDPRRNNMRFSFGRQSSLDPIRRSPIHDEQFNVPENLDTTMHLLFLACRGDVKGVEDLLNEGIDVNSIDLDGRTALHIAACEGHLEVVKLLLSRKANIDARDRWGSTACADAKYYGNVEIYNVLKARGAKAPKTRKTPMAVANPQDVPEYELNPLELQVRKSDGISKGSYQVAKWNGTKVTVKILDMDSYSDPESINAFKHELTLLEKVRHPNVVQFVGAVTQKIPMMIVSEYHPKGHLASYLQKKGRLSPSKFWRCSLDIARGMNYLHECKPDPIIHCDLKPKNVLLDNGGQLKISGFGLIKLSRISPDKVKLAPGTPIDPSDIYMAPEIYQDEVCDRSVDTYSFGVILYEMIEGVLPFHPKSPEEAVKLMCLEKKRPSFKSKSRNCPPDLKELIDECWHPEPVARPTFSEIIVRLDRIVGQCSKQGWWKDTFKLRWK from the exons ATGGAAGGAATTGCGAAGCAGTTGAAGCGAGGAATCTCCCGCCAGTTCTCGACGGGGTCCATGCGGAGGACCTTTAGCCGGCAGTTCTCTCGGCAGACTTCTCTCGATCCGAGGAGGAATAATATGAGATTTAGCTTTGGGAGGCAGTCGTCATTAGATCCCATACGGAGGAGCCCTATCCATGATGAGCAGTTTAATGTTCCGGAGAATCTTGACACTACGATGCATCTGCTGTTCCTGGCGTGTAGAGGAGATGTGAAGGGCGTAGAGGATTTGTTGAATGAAGGAATTGATGTTAATAGTATTGATTTGGATGGGAGGACTGCTTTGCATATTGCTGCTTGTGAAGGACACTTGGAGGTTGTCAAGCTTTTGTTGAGTAGAAAGGCTAATATTGATGCTCGTGATCGCTGGGGCAGCACG GCATGTGCTGATGCCAAGTACTACGGAAATGTTGAAATTTACAATGTTTTGAAGGCACGAGGAGCCAAAGCCCCG AAAACCAGGAAGACCCCAATGGCTGTTGCGAATCCTCAAGACGTCCCAGAGTATGAGCTTAATCCATTAGAGCTGCAGGTTCGGAAGTCCGATGGCATCTCGAAG GGATCATATCAAGTGGCAAAATGGAATGGCACCAAGGTTACTGTAAAGATACTTGATATGGACAGCTATTCAGATCCTGAGAGCAT AAATGCTTTCAAACATGAGCTAACCTTATTGGAGAAGGTTAGGCATCCTAATGTGGTTCAGTTTGTTGGAGCAGTTACCCAAAAAATACCCATGATGATTGTTTCAGAGTATCATCCCAAA GGTCATTTGGCAAGTTATCTTCAGAAGAAAGGGCGTCTTTCTCCATCCAAATTTTGGAGATGTTCTCTTGATATCGCTAG GGGAATGAACTATCTTCATGAATGCAAACCAGATCCCATCATCCATTGTGATTTAAAGCCAAA AAATGTTTTGCTGGATAATGGTGGTCAGTTGAAGATATCTGGGTTCGGTCTGATAAAATTGTCAAGGATTTCACCTGACAAAGTTAAACTAGCACCTGGAACTCCCATTGACCCTTCAG ATATTTATATGGCACCTGAGATCTATCAAGATGAAGTATGTGATAGAAGTGTGGATACATACTCTTTTGGTGTCATTTTATACGAG ATGATTGAGGGAGTGCTGCCTTTCCATCCTAAATCTCCAGAAGAAGCTGTGAAATTGATGTGTTTGGAGAAAAAGAGACCATCATTCAAGTCAAAATCAAGAAATTGTCCTCCAGATCTAAAAGA GTTGATTGATGAATGTTGGCATCCAGAACCTGTTGCTAGGCCAACCTTTTCTGAGATCATTGTACGATTGGACAGAATAGTTGGCCAATGTTCAAAACAGGGATGGTGGAAAGACACTTTTAAGCTTCGTTG GAAGTAA
- the LOC110615699 gene encoding UDP-glycosyltransferase 74E2-like produces the protein MEKIQGVVRKHVLILPLPLQGHINPMLQFSKRLASKGLKVTLLTFTDKPSNEGEGGLISFESISNTSEESRLDMDADDYMQKLQDLVALKLPQIVAKHEESGFPVSCLIYDSILPWSLELARKVGNSPAVFFTQSCAVCAIYYAVHEGRLKIPIDDEASVVLQGMPPLEAYDLPSFVYDLEKYQGTLSYLANQFSNIGEVDWIFYNTFDILEQDDLLIHCINQERVASWMTSKSPIRLIGPTIPSMYLDKKLENDKDYIWPHPNSGGTRHCTQSLLWFGLLDVFQVAIPAFQFADWLFWVLDDFLSVGSYCMSHVLFGCLIDFLVSSPAWS, from the exons atggagaAGATACAAGGAGTTGTCAGAAAACATGTCCTAATACTCCCTCTTCCTCTGCAAGGACACATAAATCCAATGCTGCAATTTTCCAAGCGACTAGCCAGCAAAGGACTCAAAGTGACACTACTCACCTTCACCGACAAACCATCCAACGAAGGCGAAGGTGGGTTAATAAGCTTTGAATCCATTTCCAATACTAGCGAAGAAAGCAGATTGGATATGGATGCTGATGACTATATGCAGAAATTGCAAGATTTGGTGGCATTAAAATTGCCACAAATTGTTGCAAAGCATGAGGAGTCTGGTTTCCCTGTGAGTTGCCTCATATATGACTCCATCTTGCCATGGTCTCTGGAGCTAGCCAGAAAGGTTGGAAATTCTCCAGCGGTATTCTTCACACAATCATGTGCAGTTTGTGCTATCTATTATGCAGTTCATGAAGGGAGGCTTAAGATTCCTATTGATGATGAGGCCTCTGTCGTACTACAAGGGATGCCACCCCTTGAGGCCTATGACTTGCCATCTTTCGTTTATGACTTGGAAAAGTATCAAGGTACATTGAGCTATTTGGCAAATCAGTTTTCGAACATTGGAGAAGTTGATTGGATCTTTTACAACACTTTCGACATCTTGGAACAAGAT GATTTGCTTATTCACTGTATAAACCAAGAAAG GGTGGCTAGCTGGATGACAAGCAAGTCTCCAATAAGGCTAATCGGACCAACAATACCATCAATGTATTTGGACAAGAAGTTGGAGAACGACAAGGACTATATATGGCCTCACCCTAATTCCGGAGGGACGCGTCACTGTACGCAGTCGTTGCTGTGGTTTGGTCTGCTCGACGTTTTCCAGGTTGCGATACCGGCTTTTCAATTTGCCGATTGGCTGTTTTGGGTGCTTGATGATTTTCTTTCAGTGGGTTCCTATTGCATGTCGCATGTTTTATTTGGCTGTTTGATTGACTTTTTGGTGTCCTCTCCGGCGTGGTCATAG
- the LOC110615697 gene encoding integrin-linked protein kinase 1 isoform X1 → MEGIAKQLKRGISRQFSTGSMRRTFSRQFSRQTSLDPRRNNMRFSFGRQSSLDPIRRSPIHDEQFNVPENLDTTMHLLFLACRGDVKGVEDLLNEGIDVNSIDLDGRTALHIAACEGHLEVVKLLLSRKANIDARDRWGSTACADAKYYGNVEIYNVLKARGAKAPKTRKTPMAVANPQDVPEYELNPLELQVRKSDGISKQGSYQVAKWNGTKVTVKILDMDSYSDPESINAFKHELTLLEKVRHPNVVQFVGAVTQKIPMMIVSEYHPKGHLASYLQKKGRLSPSKFWRCSLDIARGMNYLHECKPDPIIHCDLKPKNVLLDNGGQLKISGFGLIKLSRISPDKVKLAPGTPIDPSDIYMAPEIYQDEVCDRSVDTYSFGVILYEMIEGVLPFHPKSPEEAVKLMCLEKKRPSFKSKSRNCPPDLKELIDECWHPEPVARPTFSEIIVRLDRIVGQCSKQGWWKDTFKLRWK, encoded by the exons ATGGAAGGAATTGCGAAGCAGTTGAAGCGAGGAATCTCCCGCCAGTTCTCGACGGGGTCCATGCGGAGGACCTTTAGCCGGCAGTTCTCTCGGCAGACTTCTCTCGATCCGAGGAGGAATAATATGAGATTTAGCTTTGGGAGGCAGTCGTCATTAGATCCCATACGGAGGAGCCCTATCCATGATGAGCAGTTTAATGTTCCGGAGAATCTTGACACTACGATGCATCTGCTGTTCCTGGCGTGTAGAGGAGATGTGAAGGGCGTAGAGGATTTGTTGAATGAAGGAATTGATGTTAATAGTATTGATTTGGATGGGAGGACTGCTTTGCATATTGCTGCTTGTGAAGGACACTTGGAGGTTGTCAAGCTTTTGTTGAGTAGAAAGGCTAATATTGATGCTCGTGATCGCTGGGGCAGCACG GCATGTGCTGATGCCAAGTACTACGGAAATGTTGAAATTTACAATGTTTTGAAGGCACGAGGAGCCAAAGCCCCG AAAACCAGGAAGACCCCAATGGCTGTTGCGAATCCTCAAGACGTCCCAGAGTATGAGCTTAATCCATTAGAGCTGCAGGTTCGGAAGTCCGATGGCATCTCGAAG CAGGGATCATATCAAGTGGCAAAATGGAATGGCACCAAGGTTACTGTAAAGATACTTGATATGGACAGCTATTCAGATCCTGAGAGCAT AAATGCTTTCAAACATGAGCTAACCTTATTGGAGAAGGTTAGGCATCCTAATGTGGTTCAGTTTGTTGGAGCAGTTACCCAAAAAATACCCATGATGATTGTTTCAGAGTATCATCCCAAA GGTCATTTGGCAAGTTATCTTCAGAAGAAAGGGCGTCTTTCTCCATCCAAATTTTGGAGATGTTCTCTTGATATCGCTAG GGGAATGAACTATCTTCATGAATGCAAACCAGATCCCATCATCCATTGTGATTTAAAGCCAAA AAATGTTTTGCTGGATAATGGTGGTCAGTTGAAGATATCTGGGTTCGGTCTGATAAAATTGTCAAGGATTTCACCTGACAAAGTTAAACTAGCACCTGGAACTCCCATTGACCCTTCAG ATATTTATATGGCACCTGAGATCTATCAAGATGAAGTATGTGATAGAAGTGTGGATACATACTCTTTTGGTGTCATTTTATACGAG ATGATTGAGGGAGTGCTGCCTTTCCATCCTAAATCTCCAGAAGAAGCTGTGAAATTGATGTGTTTGGAGAAAAAGAGACCATCATTCAAGTCAAAATCAAGAAATTGTCCTCCAGATCTAAAAGA GTTGATTGATGAATGTTGGCATCCAGAACCTGTTGCTAGGCCAACCTTTTCTGAGATCATTGTACGATTGGACAGAATAGTTGGCCAATGTTCAAAACAGGGATGGTGGAAAGACACTTTTAAGCTTCGTTG GAAGTAA